In one Hyphomicrobium sp. 99 genomic region, the following are encoded:
- the mutM gene encoding bifunctional DNA-formamidopyrimidine glycosylase/DNA-(apurinic or apyrimidinic site) lyase: MPELPEVETVRRGLAPVLVGKRVASLETRRPDLRFPFPEKFAERVKGQSIIGLERRAKYLVASLSSGEDLVMHLGMTGRFTIVHDGVADTPGQYAHGTGPDPTHDHVVFNLSDGTRVIYNDPRRFGFMVMMAHAERSQHPLFRDLGAEPLGEELTADYLASKAKSRKVNLKAFLMDQHVVAGLGNIYVSEALFQAGLSPNRAAKSLVDRRGVPTERAVKLVPAIRDVLGRAIEAGGSTLRDYRHADGKRGAFQERFGVYDRAGSLCQTPGCGGEIRRLVHSGRATFYCPRCQR; this comes from the coding sequence ATGCCCGAACTTCCGGAGGTCGAAACCGTTCGTCGCGGCTTGGCGCCCGTTCTCGTCGGCAAGCGGGTTGCGTCGCTCGAGACCCGGCGTCCGGATTTACGGTTTCCGTTCCCTGAGAAGTTTGCAGAGCGCGTGAAGGGGCAATCGATCATCGGGCTTGAACGGCGGGCGAAATATCTCGTCGCGTCCCTTTCGAGCGGCGAAGATCTCGTCATGCATCTTGGCATGACCGGGCGCTTTACGATCGTTCATGACGGGGTGGCCGATACGCCGGGCCAGTACGCGCATGGGACCGGTCCGGACCCGACGCACGATCATGTCGTGTTCAATCTCTCGGATGGGACGCGCGTGATCTACAACGATCCGCGGCGGTTCGGCTTCATGGTGATGATGGCGCATGCGGAGCGCTCGCAGCATCCGCTCTTTCGCGATCTCGGCGCCGAGCCGCTGGGTGAGGAGCTAACCGCGGACTATCTCGCGTCCAAGGCAAAGAGCCGGAAGGTGAACCTCAAAGCCTTTCTGATGGATCAGCATGTGGTTGCGGGGCTTGGCAACATCTACGTTTCGGAGGCGCTGTTTCAAGCCGGGTTATCGCCGAACCGGGCAGCGAAGAGCCTCGTGGACCGGCGTGGTGTTCCAACGGAGCGCGCCGTCAAGCTGGTGCCTGCGATCCGGGACGTGCTCGGGCGTGCCATCGAGGCCGGCGGTTCGACGCTGCGCGATTACCGGCATGCCGATGGAAAGCGCGGCGCATTTCAAGAGCGGTTCGGGGTTTACGATCGCGCTGGGTCTCTGTGCCAAACGCCCGGATGCGGCGGTGAGATACGGCGCTTGGTTCACTCGGGGCGCGCGACGTTCTACTGCCCGCGCTGTCAGCGCTGA